The Actinomadura graeca nucleotide sequence GGTTCCCCCCGCACGGCCTCGACCCGGAGCTGTACGCGGCCTGCGCCGCGCTGGCCGACGCCCCGCGGCGGCGGGCCGCACTGGACCCGAAGATCCGGGAGCTGGTCGCGCTCGCCCTGGACGCGGCGGTCACCCACCTGCACGAACCCGGCATCCGGCGGCACGTCCGGGGCGCCCTGGAGCACGGCGCGACCCGCGAGGAGATCATGGAGACCCTCCAGCTCGCCGCGACCATCGGCGTCCACGCGGCGAGCACGGGCTTCCCCTTGCTGAACGGCCTGCCGGCGGCTCCCGGAGCGTCCGCGCAGGACGGCCAGGACGACCCGGACGGCGCCGACGGCGTCCGCCGCCGGGAGGAGGTCAAGGCCGAGTTCGTCCGGCGGCGCGGCTACTGGGAAGCCGCCTGGGAGGACGTGCTCCGCCACGCCCCCGGGTTCTTCGCGGCCTACCTGCGGTTCTCCGCGCTCCCCTGGAGCCCGGGGGTGCTGGAGCCGAAGGTGAAGGAGCTGGTCTACATCGCCGTCGACGCCTCGGCGACGCACCTGTTCACCGGCGGGCTGAAGGTCCACATCGGCAACGCCGTCCG carries:
- a CDS encoding carboxymuconolactone decarboxylase family protein encodes the protein MPLEQEGAGPGFPPHGLDPELYAACAALADAPRRRAALDPKIRELVALALDAAVTHLHEPGIRRHVRGALEHGATREEIMETLQLAATIGVHAASTGFPLLNGLPAAPGASAQDGQDDPDGADGVRRREEVKAEFVRRRGYWEAAWEDVLRHAPGFFAAYLRFSALPWSPGVLEPKVKELVYIAVDASATHLFTGGLKVHIGNAVRHGATADEIAGVLEIASTIGLQTLEVGVPILLGELERREGGR